In Spirosoma sp. KUDC1026, the sequence CTCACTGTCGTTTACCTGGGCTTTTTCCATTTTCAGTAAGACAATTAGGTAACGTAGAGCAGTGTTTCGATAGTGTATAGTTTAAAGTGTTTTTATTACCGGCCCGTATTGCGAATCATAAAATAAAAAGATTATTCGCTAAAATGCAACAGGTTAGCGTAAATAATTTACTATTTATAGATCTATGCTACAAAAACTAAGCCTAAATAAAATATAAACAATAATAAGACGAATTCTACAATAAAAAAAGCTTATTAATAGAAAAAATAGGATTGAGTAAAGAAATATATAGTATAGATACAGCCCTACCACATAAGGTTTAAATGCGACCCTAGCATTAGTATAATCCAATTACTAATGTTAAGACAATAATATGCAGGAAATGGGATTCATGCTGGTATGCCTGTACCTAGCCACCTGCTTTTTTTAACGAGCGGGACAATTCTTATCGAATGATGCAGGCTGGTTACTTAATAAGTACGTAGTAAAGACAAATCTGGTTTTATAAGGTGCCCTCAACGAAGAAGGTACTCTTATCAAAAAAGGGTAGTTGCTGAAAACCGGTCAGACGGTAGTGGTGAATTGACCAGGAGGTACCGGTTGTGGGCGTGCCTTCCAGCAGGATACGCCGTTCCGATGTATAGAGCGGGTTACTGGTAGCCAGTACGGCTTCGATCCGCCGGGGTTGCTGAGTCTGGGTGTCCAGGCGAACCAGCAGCGAACGAACGGTTAAACGCTCCTCGGTTGGTTTGAGGGTGTATTGGTACGTAGCCGAGTCCGGACGGGTAATCTGGTAGCTATTTCGTAACGCAGGTTTGTTGATGTCGGCCTGCATGAACAGTTCCAGCTCGCGTGTCCAGTTGATGTTACTGGTCTGATGCTGACTTTTGTTGCTATTAATCTGTACAGCCTTGCTAACCAGCGGTTTTGCGGCCGTCAGGGCTTTTACCTGATTCTGAACAAAGCCAGCGACGTCGTAATAAACGTTTGGCTGGTTTTGCTGAACGGGGTTGTCACAGCCAGCGAGTACGGGTAAAAATAAGAAGCAGAAACGATACAGAAAACGCATAACAATGAACCACAAAATAGACCCAGACGGATGGGCTTGTGAGTTCAGCAACACGATTTTTCGGAAATCGGTTTGGGTAATCAAATTCTGAACCAAATTTGCAGCCACATTGCTTCTATTATAGCTACTAATTATCCTTATGGAATACGACGTAATTATCATTGGCTCAGGACCAGGCGGCTATACCGGAGCGGTACGTTGCGCCCAGCTTGGCCTGAAAACCGCTATTATTGAGAAATACCCTGCCCTCGGTGGAACGTGCCTGAACGTGGGCTGTATCCCGTCGAAGGCGTTGCTGGATTCGTCGGAGCATTATTACAACGCAGCCCATTCGTTTGCTGATCACGGCATTAGTCTAAATGATCTGCAGGTTGATTTAGGCAAAATGATTGCCCGTAAACAGAACGTTGTTGATCAGACGACGAAAGGAATTGCGTTCCTGATGAAGAAGAATAAAATCGACGAACTACATGGCCTAGGCTCGTTCGTTGATCCCCATACAATTAAAATTACCAAAGAAGACGGCTCGGAACAGGTTATCAAAGGTAAAAATATCGTGATCGCCACGGGTTCGAAACCCTTGTCGTTCCCGTCAATGCCGATCGATAAAAAACGCATCATTACGTCGACCGAAGCGCTGGCTTTAAATGAAGTTCCCAAACACCTGATCATTATTGGTGCGGGCGTGATCGGGGCTGAACTGGGTTCGGTATATGCTCGTCTGGGTGGTAAAGTGTCGTTTGTGGAGTTTGCTGATTCAATGATTCCAACGATGGATAAGACGATGGGCAAAGAACTCCAGAAAGCGGTTAAAAAGCTGGGAGCCGACTTCTATTTTAACCACAAGGTGACTAAAGTTGAAAACAAAGGGGAAGAAGTCGAGGTAAGCGTTGATACGCCCGACGGCCGTGGCGACGGACCGAAACAGATTACCCTAACGGGGGATTACTGCCTGGTATCGGTTGGTCGTCGTCCTTATACGGATGGTCTGAATCTGGAAGCTGCCGGATTGAAAACCGACAGCCGGGGTAAGCTTGAGGTAGACGATAATCTGCGCACCAGCGTACCGCACATTTACGCTCTGGGCGACGTTATTCGGGGAGCGATGCTGGCCCACAAAGCCGAAGAAGAAGGTACGTTTATTGCCGAAACCATTGTTGGTCAGAAACCACATATTCACTACCGCCTGATTCCGAACGTGGTTTACACCTGGCCTGAAGTATCAGCCGTTGGTTACACGGAAGAAGAGGTGAAACAACAGGGTATTCCTTATAAATCCGGCTCGTTCCCGTTTAAAGCGCTGGGTCGGGCGCGGGCAAGTATGGACATCGACGGACTGGTAAAAGTGCTAGCGCACAAGGAAACTGACGAAATCCTGGGTGTTCATATCATCGGTCCACGGGCGGCTGACATGATTGCCGAGGCCGTTGTTGCGATGGAATTCCGGGCTTCAGCCGAGGACGTATCGCGGATGTCGCATGCCCACCCAACCTATACGGAAGCGTTCAAAGAAGCCTGCCTGGCGGCTACCGACAACCGGGCCATTAACATGTAATTGCTCCGCGCTTACTATGATAAGTAACAATCAAAACCCGACTACCTTTACCGGAGTCGGGTTTGATTGTCTATAACCCTTGCTAACTCTATTATGAAACGACTGCTGGTGCTCAGCTTACTGGGCGTGATGAACTATTTGAGCGCATTGGCGCAGAAAGAAATTATCTACGTGGGCACCTACTCGGTTCGGGGCAGCGAAGGTATCTATGTGTATGAGTTCGACCGAAAGACGGGCAAGATGCAGCAGATACAGACTATAGGCAACTCAAAAAGTCCATCGTTTCTGGCGCTGCATCCTTCCGGCAATTACCTCTACTCGGTCAACGAAGGCAGCCAAAGCGGACCAAACAAAGCGGGCGCGGTTAGTGCGTATGCCATCGACGCTAAGACAGGTAAGCTGACGTTTCTCAATTCACAATCCTCGCTGGGCAGTGGACCGTGTCACGTCAGTATTGACAGGACCGGAAAAACGGTATTCGTTTCCAACTACGGTGGAGGAAGCCTGGCTGTACTGCCTGTGCTGGAAGACGGAAAACTGGCAGCAGCCAGTGATAGTGTGATCGACGTAGGCAACGGACCGGATAAGCAACGGCAGGAGAAACCGCACGTTCATTCCGCTATTCTGTCACCCAGCAACAAAACCGTTTACGTGTCAGACCTCGGTACGGACCAGGTCAATCAGCTACGTGTTAATGCGCTGACGGCTACCGTAGAATCGGCTAAGCCCCCTTTCGTGGCGGTAAAACCAGGATCGGGGCCGCGCCACCTTACGTTCCACCCCAACGGTCAGTTTGCCTATCTGGCAGAAGAATTGACTTCGTCAGTGGCTGTATTTCGCCGGAACACGGCTACAGATGAATTAAGCCTGGTGCAGGATGGGGTCAAGACGCTGTCTGATGATTTTAATGGAAAAAATACCAGCGCTGATATTCACGTTGACCCAATGGGTAAATTCCTGTATCAATCCAATCGGGGGGAGAACACGCTGGCTATTTTTGCTATTGACCAAAACGGAATGCTCACTAAAGTCGGCAGCGAGTCAACGATGGGAAAAGACCCCCGTAACTTCCTGATTGATCCTAAAGGCAATTACTTGTTTGCTGCTAATCAGAATTCTGATAATATTGTCCTGTTTCGTCGAGATGCCAAAACGGGTAAGTTGACGTATTCGGGACAGACCATTGCCGTTCCCTCGCCCGTTTGCGTGTTAATAAAAAACCGTTAAAACCACTAAAACAACCTCTGCATGAATCGATTACTGATTGCGGCCGCTGCGCTGATCCTATTTCTGACCGCTGCACAAACGAAAAAAGTTAAGACAACGCTGTTTAACGGCAAGAACCTGTCTGGCTGGAAGGTATATGGTACCGAAAAATGGTACGTTGACAAAGGCGAACTCGTTTGTGAGAGTGGTCCTGATAAACAATACGGTTACCTAGCAACGGAACAGCCCTACAAAAACTTCGATCTGTCGCTGCAGTTCAAGCAGGAAGCCAACGGGAATAGCGGTGTGTTTTTTCGCTCCAGCATCGAAGGTACGAAGATAAGCGGCTGGCAGGTTGAGGTTGCCCCGCCCAACCATGATACGGGCGGTATCTACGAATCATATGGTCGGGGATGGTTGGAAAAAATTCCGGATGAAAAAGAATCGATCTTAAAACCCGGTGAATGGAATACCATGCGCATTCGGGTAGAGGGCGACCACGTGCAGACGTTTCTTAACGGTAAGCCAATGGTGGATATGCACGACGAAAAGATTGGACAGGCCGACGGCTCGATTGCCTTACAGATTCACGACGGCGGTGGTATCAAAGTCCGCTGGCGGAAACTAGTCGTGCAGCAATTGTAGTACTATCGGCAAAAAGCCCGGCTCTGGTAGAGCCGGGCTTTTTTGTTGGCGTGCCGTTCAGCGCGGCAGATCAATGTAGGACATGGTATGCACCTTATCCGCTTTTGTATTGACGAAATGCTTTTCCGGGTTGTCGTAATTTGAAATGTAAAGTCGATTTCCCTTCAGGAGTACTTCGGCAGGCTGGTCCAATCGGCCATCGGCACCGTCGGTATCACCGTTCTGAGCAAGCGTACTAACCTTGCCATCAGACGTTACGGTTAGGATAGCGTTCGTGCGGGAATTACAGATATACAGCTTGTCCGTTTTCCGGTCAACGATCAGGCCGTCTACACAGGAGATCGGCTGGCTTAGTTTCATTTTTTCGTTGGACGCCAGACTGCCATCGGGTTTGAGGGTTAGCTTATACAGCGTACCATCGCCAAAAGAGCCGGTATAAAAATTTCCTTTGCTGTCGTAGTCCAGACCATCGGCGCCATTATCAACGCCCGTTTCATTAACCTGTGTTGTAAAAGTAGCCAGGATATGCGGGTCCATCGTTTTGGGTTTTAACTGGATTAGCCCTTTGTTCATCTCATTAAGCGTGAAATGAAAAACGGCACTGCCCTTATCGTTATCCGGCATGTCCCACTGGCTGTCGGTCACATAAATTGTATTACCCTTCCAAACGACCGCATTACCCAGCGCCAGATTAACAACTACTGGCTCAATACGGACTGGTTTCCCGTCCTGCATGGTAATCCGCATCAGTCTTGACTTATAATCTTTGTCGTTTTCATACTGATTTTCGGCGTAATACAAGTTGCCATCGGGACCGAATGCCATATCCATTGGGCAGGCATGCTTCGTCTGAGGCTGGGCAGGAAGACTGGTAAAAAACTGGAGTGAGTCGCCCGCAAATTTCAGAAGTACACCAGGGTAATCATTATTTGCCAGGTTAGGAACGGATAGATAAACGGAACCATCCGGAGCAAGTGCTAATCCATCAGGGGTATTGTATTTATCAGGCAGCGTATAAAGCAGGGTCGGACTACCAATTGTCGGTACGGCGGCCGATGCGCTGTCAGCACTAGCCGTGTTCTCTTGTTGTTTTGCCTGCTGGCAACTTACGAGCAGACTAAACAAAGCCGCTGTATAAAAAAGAATTTGCCTCTTCATCGTGTTGAAAATAAGGACGATTCGTGTAACCTGCTGCTGAGGGAAAATGTTAAAATGAGATTTCTCCAGTACGACAAATGACAGCAGCAGCCAAGCGGCAGGGCGTTCGTTTCCGGTTGGTAGCGAAGGCCAGGAACTAACATTAAAATTAGGTTGAACCGCGACCAACCTGTTTTTTTGCAGCAACAAGTAGGGGATACCTCTGTCTGGACTAATGCAACTAAAAGACCTTTTCTATAAAATTCCGTTGCTGGCCACCTCGGGCGATATGGCTACCGACGTAACGAACCTGACAATGGACTCCCGCAAGGTGGGATCGGGCAGTTTGTTTATTGCGGTACGCGGTACCGTGTCAGACGGCCATTCCTTCATCGATACCGCCATTCAGCAGGGGGCGTCGGCGATTCTATGCGAAGAGATGCCCCCTGCGACAGAAAACGGTGTGGCTTATATCCGGGTGCAGGACTCGGCGCGGACAATGGGCCTGATTGCCGCCAACTTCTATGATCAGCCTTCAAAGAAAATCAAACTGGTGGGCGTAACAGGAACAAATGGCAAGACATCGGTTGCTACGTTGTTGTTTCGCTTGTTTCGGGCGCTTGGTTACCGTTGCGGCCTGCTATCGACGGTGCAAAATCAGATTGAGGATACGGTCATTCCGGCGACGCACACAACCCCCGACGCGATTACAACCAACCAACTGCTGACACAGATGCTGGAATATGGTTGCTCGCATGTGTTCATGGAAGTGAGTTCACATTCGGTTGTGCAGGAACGTATTACAGGACTAACCTTTGCCGGGGGAATTTTTACGAACATTACGCACGACCACCTTGATTTCCACGGTACGTTCGACAACTACATCCGGGCCAAAAAAGGCTTCTTCGATCAGTTGCCCGCTTCGGCTTTTGCGCTGACCAATGTAGACGATAAACGGGGACTGGTTATGCTGCAGAATACAGCCGCCCGCAAAGAAACATATTCCCTGCAAACGCTGGCTACGTTCAAGGGCAAAGTTCTGGCCGACAGTTTGTTCGGGCTGAATATGCTGGTCGACGATCAGGAGGTATGGTTTAAGCTCATTGGTCGCTTCAATGCCTACAATCTACTCGCCGTTTACGGAACGGCCACGCTGCTGGGCGAAGACGCAGCAGAGGTACTGACGACGTTATCGGGGATTACTCCTCCGCCCGGCCGGTTTGAACAGGTCGTTTCCGATAATAAAATCGTTGGCATTGTCGACTACGCGCACACCCCTGATGCCTTGCAAAACGTACTCGAAACCATTAGCGAACTGCGGCAAACCGATGAACAGGAGCACCAGCCCCGAATCATTACGGTAGTCGGTTGTGGCGGTAACCGCGACGCGGCAAAACGTCCGATTATGGCAGAGATTGCCTGCCGGTATAGCGATCAGATCATTCTCACGTCTGATAATCCCCGGCGCGAAGATCCGATGGCTATTCTGGAGCAGATGCTGGCCGGTGTGCCGCCGGTTGATTTTAAGAAGACCATGACCATCGAAGACCGGCACGAAGCCATTCAGAAAGCCGTTTCGCTGGCCCGGCCGCACGACATTATCCTGGTAGCGGGCAAAGGGCACGAGACGTATCAGGAAATCAACGGCGTTAAATACGATTTCGACGATCGCGCCGTCCTGCGGGACGCATTTTTAAAGAACGAAAGAGCGAAAGACTAAAAGAGCGAATACTTTTGCAAAAGTACCACCAGTCCGTAATCGCTCTTTCGCTCGCTCACTCTTTCGCTCTTTAAAAAATGCTCTATTACCTTTTTCAATTTCTGGACGAACGCTACGACTTTCCGGGGGCCGGGGTTTTCCAATACATCTCGTTCCGTGCGCTTGGAGCCGTTATCTGCTCGTTGCTGATTGCGGCTATTTTTGGCCGGCGGATCATCGATACGCTACGCAACCTGCAGATCGGCGAGTCTATCCGTGATCTGGGCCTAGAAGGTCAGTTGCAGAAACGGGGTACACCAACCATGGGTGGCTTCATCATCCTGGCGTCGCTGCTGATACCAGCTCTGTTATTTGCCAAGCTGTCTAACGTTTATGTGATTCTAGCCTTGGTGTCGACCGTTTGGACGGGGCTGATTGGTTTCCTGGATGACTATATCAAAGTATTTAAAAAGAATAAAGAGGGATTAGAAGGCCGCTTCAAAGTTGTAGGCCAGATTGGGCTGGGGCTGATTGTGGGTCTTACGCTCTACTTCAATGATTACGTTAAAATCCGGGTCTATGCTCCCCGGCTGTTGAATACTTCGAACGTACCAGATGTCTACACCGACATCAAGTCGACGCTCACGACGGTGCCCTTTGTAAAGAATAATGAGTTTGATTACAGCGATCTGCTTTTTGGCTTGCTCCCCGATAGTTACACGTGGATTATCTACGTTATCGTCTGCATTTTCATCATTACGGCCGTATCGAACGGAGCCAACATTACCGATGGAATTGATGGCCTTGCTGCAGGAACATCGACAATCATTGCGCTGACGGTGGGGGTACTGGCTTATCTGTCAGGGAACAAAGTGTTTTCGCAGTATCTCAACATCATGTACATTCCCAATGCAGGGGAGTTGGTGATTTTTTGTGCTGCCTTTGTCGGAGCCTGTGTAGGATTCCTTTGGTACAATTCCTATCCTGCTCAGGTGTTTATGGGCGATACGGGTAGCTTAATGTTGGGGGGCGTTATTGCCGTACTGGCACTGGCCATTCGGAAAGAACTCCTGATTCCGTCGATGTGTGGTATTTTCCTGGTCGAGAATTTATCCGTCATTCTCCAGGTCAGCTACTTTAAGTACACAAAACAGAAGTACGGCGAGGGCCGTCGAATTTTCCTGATGTCGCCCCTGCACCACCATTTCCAGAAAAAAGGCTACCACGAAGCGAAGATCGTTACCCGCTTCTGGATCGTAGGAATCATGCTGGCGGTTCTAACCCTCGTTACGTTGAAACTGCGGTAGGGACGAAATATCAGGCATTCCTTTGTTTTTCAGCCACATAACGTCTATATTTGCACTCCCGTTTGAAAGACGGGTACGCCTTGGCGTAAGTAAAGCAGTAGAAATCAATTAATTAGTCTCCATAACAGTGAATACGCTCAGTTACAAAACCATCTCTGCCAACAAAGAAACGGCGCAGAAGGAATGGGTTGTGGTTGACGCTCAGGGCGAAGTGCTTGGTCGGCTGGCCAGCCAGATCGCAAGCCTGATCCGCGGCAAACACAAAACCAACTTCACGCCCCACGTTGATTGCGGGGACAACGTAATTGTCATCAATGCCGACAAGGTTCGCCTGACGGGCTCGAAGATGACTGACAAGATTTACGTCCGCCACACGGGTTATCCCGGCGGTCAACGGTTCGCTACGCCCCGGTTGTTGCTGGAAAAGCATCCCGAGCGCGTAATCGAACACGCCGTGAAAGGCATGCTGCCTAAAAATCGGCTGGGTCGCAAATTGTTTACCAACCTGCACGTGTACACCGGCGACAGCCATCCGCACGACGCGCAGCAACCTAAAGTCGTTAAATTTTAAGGCACAGACGAATGGATCGTATTAACACCATTGGCCGCCGTAAAACTGCTATCTCCCGCATCTATATGTCGGCGGGCAGCGGGGCCATCTCGGTAAACGGAAAAGACTACAAAGAGTATTTCCCAACCGAGGTTCTGCAAATTATCTTGAATCAACCGTTCGCAACCGTTAACGGTGTGGGTGGATACGACGTAAAAGTCAACGTTCGTGGTGGTGGTGTAGCCGGTCAGGCTGAAGCTACCCGGATGGCCATCGCCCGGGCTCTTGTTGAAATGAACGCAGAAAACCGGTCGGCCCTCAAGAAAGAAGGCTTCCTGACCCGGGATTCGCGTATGGTTGAACGGAAAAAACCAGGTCGGAAAAAAGCCCGTCGCCGGTTCCAGTTCTCGAAACGCTAATTGGTACAGGGCTGTGCGCGTTGGACTGGGGGTTATTTACCCTTCGCCCTATGCCCCAACCCCGTTGCCTTATTTGTCCAGACTGCCCTTAGATGATGCCGACGGGTGGTGCTGCGTATCAATAAACACATTCATTTTTCATTACGAAAATGGCACAAATCGAATATAAAGACCTATTAGACGCCGGGGTGCATTTTGGCCACCTTACGCGCAAATGGGATCCGCGGATGGCTCCATACATTTTCATGGAGAAGAACGGTATCCATATTATTGACCTGAACAAAACACTGGCTTCTCTTGATGAAGCGTCGAACGCGCTGAAAGGCATCGTTCGGTCCGGCCGGAAAGTGCTGTTCGTGGCAACGAAGAAACAGGCTCAGGAAATTGTTTCGGAAGAAGCAAAACGCCTGAAAATGCCGTACGTAACCGATCGCTGGCAGGGCGGTATGTTGACGAACTTCGCTACCATTCGCAAGTCGCTGAAGAAAATGCAAACGCTTGATAAGATGCTGAAAGACGAGGAGACCGTCAAAAGTATCGCCAAGCGGGAGCGTTTGACCCGGACCCGTGATAAAGAGAAACTGGAGCGTGTACTGGGCGGTATTGCCGACCTGACCCGTCTGCCAGCAGCGCTGTTTATCGTTGACGTAAAACGCGAGCACATCGCCGTGGCTGAAGCTCACCGTCTGGGTATCCCCGTATTCGCCATGTGCGATACGAACTCGAACCCAGAAGAAGTTGACTTCGCTATCCCAGCTAACGATGACGCTTACAAATCAATCTCGCTGATTACCCTTGCTATCGGTAAGGCAATCGAAGAAGGTCTGATGGAGCGCAAGCAGGATAAAGACGATCAGCGCGTTCAGGAAGAAGAAGAAGCGAAGCGGAACGAAGACCTCGTTCAGGCTCGTGCTGAAGACGAAAGCAAACTGGATCCTAAGCCCGAAGCAACTGGTTCGCCAGCGGCCGTGGCTGAAGATGAGCAGGAAGCTTAATTCATACATAACGGTTCGCCGTTGCGGTTACGGAACTGTGAAGAACTCGAATCAATTGCAGGTACGTAACGTCAACGCAATAGCCCGTAGCCAGCCGCTATGGGCTATTGCATTTTTACATTGCAATTGACTGATTACCAGAAATATTCTGAAAAATTAATCAACAACCAACGATTATTATGGCAATTACTGCTGCTGACGTAAACAAACTTCGGCAAGAGACCGGAGCCGGTATGATGGACTGTAAAAAAGCCCTGACCGAAGCCAACGGCGATTTTGAAAAAGCAAAAGAAGTTCTGCGTAAGCAGGGCCAGAAAATAGCTGACAAACGGGCTGACAATGCAACTGCCGAAGGGATTGTGTTGGCGAACGTAAGCGAAGACGGTAAATCAGGCAAAGTGATTGCACTGGCCTGCGAAACCGAACCAGTATCGAAAGTTGCCGATTTCCAGAACCTGGCGAAAGCGGTTATGGATGCGGCTGTTAGCACGGATGCAACTGATAAAGCTACGTTGCTGGCTACGCCACAGGCAGACGGTCGGACACTGCAGGATCACATTACGGACCTGATGGGCAAAATCGGTGAAAAAATCGACGTTGCTTCGTTCGAAACCGTAACGGCCGACAAAGTTGTGTCGTACATCCACTCGAATGGTAAGCTTGGCGTACTGGTTGCGCTGGCAAACACCAACGGAACCGACGTAACGGAAGTTGGTAAAGATGTAGCGATGCAGATTGCGGCTATGAAACCAGTTGCTCTGGATAAAGATGGTGTTGACGCTACGATCGTTGAGCGTGAAATCGAAATCGGTAAAGAGCAGGCTCGTCAGGAAGGTAAACCAGAAGCGATGCTGGAAAAAATCGCGATGGGTAAGCTGAACAAGTTCTACAAAGAGAACACGCTGCTCAACCAGGAGTTCGTAAAAGACAGCTCGCTGACGATTGCGCAACTGCTGGACAAAACCAGTAAAGGACTGACCGTATCGGACTTCAAACGGGTTGCTATCGGTTAATAACAAACGTATTGATGAAAAGCCCGGCCCCAGCAATGCGGCCGGGCTTTTTTACGGCCAAACGTGAAGCTCCAGCGGTAAAGCCGCGCTTCTGCGTTACTTTTACTAATGAGGTCCGTCACAACGACCACCACCGTATAAAATGAAAAATCTATCGGACGAGGAGCTAGTCCGTTTATACATTGACACCCAGCGGAACGCTTATTTTGAGCGTTTATACGAGCGCTACTGCGACAAAGTGTACCGCAAATGTTTGTCGTTTACCAAAGATCCGGTTCGGGCCGAAGATTTTACGCACGACATTTTCCTGAAACTGATTGTCAAGCTGGGGGGCTTTCGCGAGCAGGCCAAGTTTTCGACCTGGCTGTATTCCATTACTTATAATTACTGCACCGATCAGGTACGATCTCCGCAGTCCCGTCGGGAGGTATACATGGAGGAAGGCTGGGATCGGTTTGAGGACGAATCGGACGATATGGCCGAAATTGCCGAGATGGAGGCAAAACGACTTCAGGTCGCCCTGAACCAATTATCGCCCGAGGAGCAGGCGCTGCTGCTGATGAAATATCAGGACGATATCAGCATTCGGGAAATCGCTACGTTGAACGGACTAACCGAAAGTGCCGTCAAGATGCGACTGAAACGACTGCGTGAAAAACTCCGGCGCTACTACCTGGAAGGGGCAATCTTCTGGTTGCTGCTTGCCATTAAAGCATCGTTTACGATTCGCTGGCCTTTCCGATAAATCATTATGGAAAATAACCCATTCAAAGAGATTGAACCGGAGGCAAGCTGTCCGCCAAATCTGAAAAACGAGCTTGTTGCCGAAATTGACTTGATTCGCAACGCATTACAGGTTGTGGAAATCTATACGTACGACATTTTTCCAGCCTTTACTACTTTCCTGAGCGGGTTAGTACCTGAGCGGGACAACCAACCGTAACTCACATGAATAACGTACCTAATCTTCAGGAAATTCTGATCAACATTGTGGTTGGCCTGATCAACCAACTGGTCAATTTCATCCCCCGGCTAATCAGTGCGATTGTTATTCTGGCACTGGGGCTGCTCGTTGCCAAGCTAGTGCGAACGGTTGTCAAGACCATACTGAGTAAGGTAGGTATTGATAAAATAGGTGAACAACTGAACGAGATTGATCTGGTAAAAAAGCTCAACACGGATATTAAGGTCAGTACTATACTAGCCCAGGTGCTTTACTTTTTTATCGTGCTGATCTTTGCTACAGCCGCGGCCGAAATGCTGGGCGTAGCGGCTCTGACCGATCTGGTACTGGGGGTTACGAA encodes:
- a CDS encoding RNA polymerase sigma factor; translation: MKNLSDEELVRLYIDTQRNAYFERLYERYCDKVYRKCLSFTKDPVRAEDFTHDIFLKLIVKLGGFREQAKFSTWLYSITYNYCTDQVRSPQSRREVYMEEGWDRFEDESDDMAEIAEMEAKRLQVALNQLSPEEQALLLMKYQDDISIREIATLNGLTESAVKMRLKRLREKLRRYYLEGAIFWLLLAIKASFTIRWPFR
- the tsf gene encoding translation elongation factor Ts; translated protein: MAITAADVNKLRQETGAGMMDCKKALTEANGDFEKAKEVLRKQGQKIADKRADNATAEGIVLANVSEDGKSGKVIALACETEPVSKVADFQNLAKAVMDAAVSTDATDKATLLATPQADGRTLQDHITDLMGKIGEKIDVASFETVTADKVVSYIHSNGKLGVLVALANTNGTDVTEVGKDVAMQIAAMKPVALDKDGVDATIVEREIEIGKEQARQEGKPEAMLEKIAMGKLNKFYKENTLLNQEFVKDSSLTIAQLLDKTSKGLTVSDFKRVAIG
- the rpsB gene encoding 30S ribosomal protein S2, which translates into the protein MAQIEYKDLLDAGVHFGHLTRKWDPRMAPYIFMEKNGIHIIDLNKTLASLDEASNALKGIVRSGRKVLFVATKKQAQEIVSEEAKRLKMPYVTDRWQGGMLTNFATIRKSLKKMQTLDKMLKDEETVKSIAKRERLTRTRDKEKLERVLGGIADLTRLPAALFIVDVKREHIAVAEAHRLGIPVFAMCDTNSNPEEVDFAIPANDDAYKSISLITLAIGKAIEEGLMERKQDKDDQRVQEEEEAKRNEDLVQARAEDESKLDPKPEATGSPAAVAEDEQEA